The window CTAATTGAACGATGTTGTTGATTTTGTTTAAGAACCATTTGTCAACACCTGTAATACCCTGAATGGTATCAGGCGTCATGCCTTTTCTCAGAGCCTCAGCTAACACAAATATTCTCTGATCATCCACCACTTGTAAAGCTTTGAATAACTCTTCTCTTGTTAACTTTTCTAATGCCTCTTTACGTAAGCCTGTTTCTTTACCTTCTAGAGAAATGACAGCTTTTAATAATGAACTCTCAAATGTTCGGTCAATGGCCATGACTTCCCCAGTTGCTTTCATGGCTGTACCTAACTTCCTATTGGCATAATCAAACTTGTCAAAAGGCCACTTTGGAATCTTCGTCACCACATAATCCAAGGCTGGTTCAAAAGATGCTTTCGTTTTTTTAGTAACAGCGTTATCAATCTCATGAAGGTGTAAACCAATGGCAATCTTCGCAGCTATTTTGGCTATAGGGTATCCTGCTGCTTTGGATGCTAGGGCTGAAGAACGACTCACACGAGGGTTAACTTCAATAACAATGTACTCTTTGCTCTCAGGATTGAGGGCATATTGCACATTACATCCCCCTTCTATTTCTAGCGCTTTTATAATCTTAATGGCTGAACTTCTTAACATATGGTATTCATTATCCGTCAAGGTCTGAGAAGGTGCAACCACAATACTATCTCCTGTGTGAATGCCCACTGGGTCCATATTCTCCATGTTACAGATAATGATACAGGTATCGTTACTATCACGCATGACTTCATATTCAATCTCTTTCCAGCCAGCAACGGATTGCTCTATGAGCACTTGATGAATACGGCTATGCATAAGCCCTGTATGCAAGATATCTTTTAATGTATCTTCATCATAAGCAATACCGCCACCAAGGCCACCTAGTGTATAAGCAGGGCGAACAATAACCGGAAAACCGATAATTTTTGAAAAAGCGATGCCATCTTCCATGTTGCACACAATTTTACTCTGAGGAATTGGCTCATGTATCTCAATCATAAGATTACGGAAACTTTCACGATCCTCTGCTTTTTTGATGGTTTCCAAAGATGTTCCAAGTAACGCCACATTGTACTTCTCTAGGATACCAGCTTCCTTAAGCTCGACTGCCATATTCAGTCCTGTTTGACCACCCAAAGTGGGTAATATACCGTCTGGTCGTTCTTTATCTATGATATAATCCAGGGCTTCTACTGTAAGTGGTTGTATGTATACTCTATCAGCAATATTATCATCCGTCATAATGGTAGCAGGATTACTGTTCACAAGAACCACTTGCACGCCTTCTTCTTTTAATGCTTTACAAGCTTGCGTTCCTGCGTAGTCAAATTCTGCTGCCTGCCCAATGATAATGGGTCCAGAACCGATGACCAATACCTTTTTTATTGTCATGTCTTTTGGCACATGTCTCACCCTTTCTTTTATATACGCTATTAGTATGACAACATCTCGTCATGTTATGATGTGAATGCTTATATGCGTTTCAATAAAGTTAGTTCGATTATTCTGCTTACTTTTTCTAGGTATATTTACCTTCCCAATAGGAAAAGTCATAAAGCTTACTTTTTGCTATCTTGCTGTTAACGTTATGAAATCCGGTTTAGCCAATCATGAAAAATAGCATGGCAGTCTTCTGGCCCTGGGCCTTCTTCTGGGTGAAATTGTACGGTATAGATTTGCTGAGGCAGACAATTAAATCCCTCTACCGTATGATCGTTCACGTTCTCAAAAGTCTTGACCATATGATTGGTGAAGCTGGATTCATCCACAGCATAGCCATGATTCTGAGAAGATATGAATACTTTATTGGTTTGTAATTCAATAACTGGATGATTGCTGCCCCGATGACCAAATTTCAACTTGTATGTATCACCACCAAGTGCCAAAGCTAAAATCTGATGACCCAGACATATCCCCCAGATTGGCAATTTTCCAATAAGGGCTTTTGCCGTCTCAATGGGCTTTACTGCATCCTTGGGATCACCTGGTCCGTTAGAAAATAATAAAGCATCTAAATTAAACTGCATGATGGTATCCACAGGGGTATCCTGAGGAAAAACATGTATATCGCAACCAAGGTTTCTTAACTGTTTTATGATGCCTCGCTTAACACCTAGGTCTATAACACCTATCTTCTTCCCTTGTCCCCCTATATGTTCAACGTTTTTGATAGATACTTGTTCCACCACATTGGTAGGTAAGGGGTATTCTGCCACCTGTTGAAGCAGTTCTTCATGATTGATGTCCGTTGTTACCATGCATTTCATGGTGCCTCGGGTACGAATTTTTTTCGTTAGCATTCTGGTATCAATACCGTAAATACCTGGAATATTGTGTTTAACCAAATAGTTGTGTATATTTTCTTTGCACTGCCAATGATGAGGTATGGGATCATAACTCTTTACCACAAGGGCAGACACTTGAATCTCACTGGATTCCATATCTTCATCATTAATACCATAATTACCGATTAGAGGGTAGGTCAACATGACCACCTGCCCTTTATATGAGGGATCTGTTAGAATCTCCGTATAACCCGTCATCCCAGTATTAAATACCAATTCACCTATGACGGTGGTTGTCGCTCCAAAACTTTTCCCTGTTAATACCGTGCCATCTTCAAGTACTAATAAAGCATCCACCTCATCCCTCCTTTCACAATTTCATCCATATACTTTCGCATATTTATTCACTATATCCTTTTGGTTATCTTATGGATAACCATTATTTATCCTATCTCGCTCATGACCTCTTCTAAAATTGTGACCATGAAATCGATCTCTTTCTCTTCTACAATTAGTGGTGGTACAAACCTTATAATCTTCTCACCAGAGCCTACTAAGAGTAATCCCTTAGCCATGCACCCTAGAATAATTTCTTTAACAGGTTTATTCATTTCCATGCCTAACATTAAACCGTGCCCACGTACTTCTATAATATCGTTAAACTTCTCTTGTAAATTTGTCAGTTGCGCCTTCAGGTAAGTGCCCTTTTTTCTTACTTGTTCTA is drawn from Vallitalea pronyensis and contains these coding sequences:
- the carA gene encoding glutamine-hydrolyzing carbamoyl-phosphate synthase small subunit, whose amino-acid sequence is MDALLVLEDGTVLTGKSFGATTTVIGELVFNTGMTGYTEILTDPSYKGQVVMLTYPLIGNYGINDEDMESSEIQVSALVVKSYDPIPHHWQCKENIHNYLVKHNIPGIYGIDTRMLTKKIRTRGTMKCMVTTDINHEELLQQVAEYPLPTNVVEQVSIKNVEHIGGQGKKIGVIDLGVKRGIIKQLRNLGCDIHVFPQDTPVDTIMQFNLDALLFSNGPGDPKDAVKPIETAKALIGKLPIWGICLGHQILALALGGDTYKLKFGHRGSNHPVIELQTNKVFISSQNHGYAVDESSFTNHMVKTFENVNDHTVEGFNCLPQQIYTVQFHPEEGPGPEDCHAIFHDWLNRIS